In one window of Pleomorphomonas sp. T1.2MG-36 DNA:
- a CDS encoding four-carbon acid sugar kinase family protein produces MMQIEKIAIIADDYTGAGDAGIHFARFGRKVELLLHADAIDRKCLENTDIALTTETRFLDPAEAGMAVLDMVRRCRTAGYDRVFKKIDSTMRGNPGSEVEAVLAGTRLAAALICTAMPKTGRTCVDGVIYLGGVPLHLSDIGRDPFHPLSSSNVADLLRLQTDLPIGFIGLKEIEAGEAALRRTIVAMLDRGVRLIVADAVEDGHLAALAQQLTSGDLLPVGAGGFAEAVARLSAPAGMESGGARKVVLHRPIVSVVGSLTEVSRRQAAHADRSGLFRTIDIRSDAPQADIRSACEARLNGGDRRQPNILLRVVNGERSGKISREDGERVAEKLGYAAASICDIVPCRTIVSTGGSTSMAVAEALGIESVDLIDEILPGIVVGACNRPNGDIEWFISKAGGFGDDSLLTEIDARCVGV; encoded by the coding sequence ATGATGCAAATTGAAAAGATCGCGATCATTGCAGACGATTATACCGGGGCTGGCGACGCAGGCATCCACTTCGCCCGTTTCGGTCGTAAGGTCGAGTTGTTGCTGCATGCGGACGCGATTGACCGGAAGTGTCTCGAAAATACCGACATCGCCCTTACCACCGAGACGCGATTTCTCGATCCCGCAGAGGCAGGGATGGCGGTCCTCGACATGGTCCGGCGGTGTCGGACCGCTGGATATGATCGCGTCTTCAAGAAGATAGACTCGACCATGCGCGGCAATCCCGGCAGCGAGGTCGAGGCCGTGCTGGCAGGAACTCGCCTTGCCGCAGCGCTGATCTGCACCGCGATGCCAAAAACCGGAAGGACTTGCGTCGATGGCGTCATCTATCTCGGTGGCGTACCGCTGCATCTGAGCGACATCGGGCGCGATCCCTTCCATCCGCTTTCGAGCTCCAACGTTGCCGATCTGCTCCGCCTTCAGACCGACCTGCCGATCGGGTTCATTGGCCTCAAGGAGATCGAGGCCGGCGAGGCGGCGCTCCGGAGGACGATCGTTGCCATGCTGGATCGCGGCGTCCGGCTGATCGTTGCCGATGCCGTCGAGGATGGCCATCTTGCGGCTCTGGCGCAGCAGCTCACCTCGGGCGATCTGCTGCCGGTCGGGGCGGGGGGCTTTGCCGAGGCGGTTGCGCGCCTCAGCGCCCCGGCTGGGATGGAAAGTGGCGGCGCGCGCAAGGTTGTGCTCCATCGGCCGATCGTTTCCGTGGTCGGCAGCCTGACGGAGGTATCGCGCCGCCAAGCCGCCCACGCCGACAGGAGCGGCCTGTTCCGGACCATCGACATCCGCTCGGATGCGCCACAGGCCGATATTCGCAGCGCCTGCGAGGCGCGGCTCAATGGGGGCGATCGGCGCCAGCCGAACATCCTTCTCCGCGTGGTGAATGGCGAGCGCTCGGGGAAGATCTCTCGCGAGGATGGCGAGCGAGTCGCCGAAAAGCTCGGTTATGCCGCGGCGAGCATTTGCGACATCGTACCGTGCCGAACAATCGTCTCGACCGGCGGTAGCACCTCGATGGCCGTTGCCGAAGCCCTCGGTATCGAGTCGGTCGACCTGATCGACGAGATCCTGCCCGGCATCGTCGTGGGCGCCTGCAACAGGCCAAATGGCGACATAGAGTGGTTCATTTCCAAGGCCGGCGGTTTTGGAGACGACAGCCTTCTGACCGAGATCGACGCCCGATGCGTCGGCGTGTGA
- a CDS encoding UDP-glucose/GDP-mannose dehydrogenase family protein: LIEGIAYVGSAYEAAKGADALCIVTEWNEFRALDFPRLKAVMKAPVLVDLRNIYRPEEVEKHGFSYVSVGRGAALSDAAAKAAE; encoded by the coding sequence AGCTGATCGAGGGCATCGCCTATGTCGGCAGCGCCTACGAGGCGGCCAAGGGCGCCGACGCGCTCTGCATCGTCACCGAGTGGAACGAGTTCCGGGCGCTCGACTTCCCCCGCCTCAAGGCGGTGATGAAGGCGCCTGTGCTGGTCGATCTCAGGAACATCTACCGACCCGAGGAAGTCGAGAAGCACGGCTTCAGCTATGTGAGCGTCGGACGGGGCGCTGCGCTTTCCGACGCCGCAGCCAAGGCGGCCGAGTGA
- a CDS encoding GNAT family N-acetyltransferase, with product MSAGDMRPVMRDLVGMAEFHAAEDLQRDVWGPDDKIDPGDLMMVIQAEGGLAAGAFVGDRLIGYVFAFPTATPGVQHSHRLAVRAEARGLGLGLKLKLYQADWCLRRGIRHVRWTYDPLRLPNAALNIARLGATAAIYHRDYYGAMGGINAGTASDRLLADWRLDGERYARCRAGTAMLTAAEAAVAHRIALPADFGGLLKTDPGAAAAERLRVRQEIEAAFSSGLVIVGVDAREPAYLLTRSPTDEAA from the coding sequence ATGAGTGCGGGTGACATGCGGCCGGTCATGCGCGATCTCGTCGGCATGGCCGAGTTTCACGCCGCCGAGGACCTGCAGCGCGACGTTTGGGGACCGGACGACAAGATAGACCCCGGCGATCTGATGATGGTGATCCAGGCCGAAGGGGGGCTTGCCGCTGGCGCTTTCGTCGGGGATCGTCTGATCGGCTACGTCTTTGCGTTTCCGACGGCGACGCCCGGCGTGCAGCACTCGCATCGCCTTGCCGTGCGTGCCGAGGCGCGTGGCCTGGGGCTCGGTCTTAAACTGAAGCTCTACCAGGCCGATTGGTGCCTTCGGCGCGGCATTCGGCACGTGCGGTGGACCTACGATCCCCTGCGTCTTCCCAATGCCGCCCTCAATATCGCCCGTCTCGGCGCGACGGCCGCCATCTATCATCGCGACTACTATGGCGCGATGGGAGGCATCAACGCCGGTACGGCGTCCGATCGTCTCCTTGCCGACTGGCGTCTCGATGGAGAGCGTTACGCTCGCTGCCGGGCCGGAACGGCCATGCTGACGGCTGCCGAGGCCGCCGTCGCTCACCGGATCGCTCTGCCTGCGGATTTCGGCGGCTTGCTCAAGACCGATCCCGGTGCGGCCGCGGCCGAACGCCTTCGGGTGCGGCAAGAAATCGAGGCGGCTTTCTCCTCCGGCCTCGTCATCGTCGGTGTCGATGCAAGGGAACCGGCCTATCTCCTGACACGTTCCCCCACCGACGAAGCGGCGTGA
- a CDS encoding FadR/GntR family transcriptional regulator — MTNQNARRRTTLSDSVYHSLFARISNGDYQVNQKLPPEAVLSQEFGVSRPVLRAALERLREEGLIHSRQGAGSYVRAPASAPVGFSPVETLADIQRCYEFRLTIETQAAALAAHRRDETALAGIAQALDLMRAATGSHQHREDADFAFHLAIAQASNNQYFEATFRALREHINVGMRLHGVSLMTGGGLEETLAEHNGLFDAISTGDGGAACELMRAHLEHSRDRLFGGGLLDLRMSRHSAAG, encoded by the coding sequence GTGACGAACCAGAACGCCAGGCGCCGGACGACGCTGTCGGACAGCGTCTATCATTCCCTGTTCGCCCGGATCTCCAATGGCGACTATCAGGTGAACCAGAAGCTGCCGCCGGAGGCGGTCCTGTCCCAGGAGTTCGGGGTGTCTCGACCCGTTCTGCGCGCGGCCCTCGAACGGTTGCGCGAGGAGGGGCTGATCCATTCGCGACAAGGGGCCGGCAGCTATGTGCGCGCGCCTGCGTCGGCCCCAGTCGGCTTTTCGCCCGTCGAGACGTTGGCCGACATTCAGCGTTGCTATGAGTTCCGGTTGACGATCGAAACGCAGGCGGCGGCGCTTGCCGCCCATCGACGCGACGAGACGGCACTTGCGGGCATTGCTCAGGCGCTCGATCTGATGCGGGCGGCAACGGGATCCCACCAGCATCGCGAGGATGCCGACTTCGCGTTCCACCTCGCCATCGCACAAGCTTCCAACAACCAGTATTTCGAGGCGACCTTCCGGGCGCTGCGGGAACACATCAACGTCGGCATGCGCCTGCACGGCGTGTCGCTGATGACCGGCGGCGGGCTCGAGGAAACGCTGGCGGAGCATAACGGCCTGTTTGACGCCATATCGACCGGCGATGGAGGGGCGGCCTGCGAGCTGATGCGAGCCCATCTCGAACACTCGCGCGACCGCCTGTTCGGCGGCGGCCTGCTCGACCTTCGCATGTCGCGCCATTCGGCGGCGGGATGA
- a CDS encoding MurR/RpiR family transcriptional regulator, with product MKERRSVKEPAELGADLRRRIEESLAAATRTEAAIAGFFLSDVASLPFETAGSVARRIGVSEASVGRYCRAIGFRHFKDLKASLRGDLGDRAFLIGERLRDFAERSRAGESRALEKEIAAIVANHELAATHAFRAVAARLARAEQVFVVGFQTERGHAAYLAHGLSYLRPGVHLMDAADGTFADLLLDTPSEAALVIIDGRRYSRLARHLGIAARAAGTHVTLITDPYCTWSREAADETFVVRTDFDQFWDATSAMASLIGLMVNAVFAELGPEVEARLSAVSALYGDFVGHTAAGGQGTDRVARRPTANRPRRKADTSRK from the coding sequence GTGAAGGAGCGGCGCAGCGTAAAGGAACCGGCGGAGTTGGGTGCCGACCTGCGCCGACGCATCGAGGAAAGCCTTGCCGCCGCCACGCGAACGGAGGCCGCCATCGCCGGCTTCTTCCTGAGCGATGTTGCCAGCCTGCCTTTCGAGACCGCCGGCTCGGTCGCGCGCCGCATTGGCGTTTCCGAAGCCTCGGTTGGTCGTTACTGTCGCGCCATCGGCTTTCGCCACTTCAAGGATCTCAAGGCGTCGCTCAGGGGCGATCTCGGCGACAGGGCTTTCCTGATCGGCGAACGGTTGCGCGATTTCGCCGAACGCAGTCGGGCCGGAGAGAGTCGCGCCCTTGAAAAGGAAATCGCGGCGATCGTCGCCAATCATGAGCTGGCGGCAACCCACGCTTTCCGAGCGGTGGCGGCGCGGCTCGCCCGCGCCGAGCAGGTGTTCGTCGTCGGCTTTCAGACCGAGCGCGGTCATGCCGCCTATCTCGCCCACGGCCTCTCCTATCTCAGGCCGGGAGTGCACCTGATGGATGCCGCCGACGGCACCTTCGCAGACCTCCTGCTCGACACCCCCTCGGAGGCGGCCCTGGTCATCATCGACGGCCGCCGCTATTCCCGCCTCGCCCGCCATCTCGGCATCGCCGCCCGCGCGGCCGGAACGCACGTGACGCTGATCACTGATCCCTACTGCACCTGGAGCCGTGAGGCTGCCGACGAAACTTTCGTCGTCCGTACCGACTTCGATCAGTTCTGGGACGCGACGTCGGCCATGGCGAGCCTGATCGGCCTGATGGTCAATGCGGTGTTCGCCGAGCTGGGCCCTGAGGTGGAAGCGCGACTCAGCGCGGTGTCCGCCCTTTACGGCGACTTCGTCGGGCACACCGCAGCCGGCGGACAGGGCACGGATCGCGTTGCACGGCGCCCGACGGCGAACCGTCCTCGCCGCAAGGCAGACACCAGTCGCAAGTAG
- a CDS encoding NAD-dependent epimerase/dehydratase family protein, translating into MRFLITGTAGFIGFHLAKRLLDAGHFVTGFDGMTQYYDVRLKEARHARLERSNGFRAVIGQLEDAAALQQAAELAEPEVIVHLAAQAGVRYSLENPKAYVDANLTGSWNVLELAKQCEVKHLMLASTSSVYGANDKVPFAEADKTDEPLTLYAATKKAMEAMAHSYAHLWKIPTTAFRFFTVYGPWGRPDMALFKFVDAIEKGEAIDVYGEGKMRRDFTYVEDLVEAIVRLVPVAPSEDNRVTADGIIDTLSKQGPFRIVNIGGGQPVGLLDFIAAIEQALGKPAIRNLLPMQKGDVPQTYAAPDLLKELTGYVPQTDVPTGVKNFVEWYRTWKG; encoded by the coding sequence ATGCGCTTCCTGATCACCGGCACCGCCGGCTTTATCGGCTTCCATCTCGCCAAGCGATTGCTCGACGCCGGTCACTTCGTCACCGGCTTCGACGGCATGACCCAGTATTACGACGTCCGCCTCAAGGAGGCACGGCATGCCCGCCTCGAGCGGTCGAACGGCTTCCGGGCGGTGATCGGTCAGCTCGAGGATGCAGCGGCACTCCAACAGGCAGCCGAGCTCGCCGAACCCGAGGTGATCGTCCATCTCGCCGCCCAGGCCGGCGTCCGCTACAGCCTCGAGAACCCAAAGGCCTATGTCGACGCCAACCTCACCGGCAGCTGGAACGTGCTGGAACTCGCCAAGCAATGCGAGGTCAAGCACCTGATGCTGGCCTCGACGTCGTCGGTCTATGGCGCCAACGACAAGGTGCCCTTCGCCGAAGCCGACAAGACCGACGAGCCACTGACGCTTTACGCCGCCACCAAGAAGGCGATGGAGGCGATGGCGCACTCCTATGCCCACCTGTGGAAGATCCCGACCACCGCCTTCCGCTTCTTCACCGTCTACGGTCCCTGGGGCCGGCCGGACATGGCGCTGTTCAAGTTCGTCGACGCCATCGAGAAGGGCGAGGCGATCGACGTCTACGGCGAAGGCAAGATGCGGCGCGACTTCACTTACGTCGAAGACCTCGTCGAGGCGATCGTTCGCCTGGTGCCGGTCGCACCGAGCGAGGACAACCGTGTCACGGCCGACGGCATCATCGACACGCTGTCGAAACAGGGGCCCTTCCGCATCGTCAACATCGGCGGCGGCCAGCCGGTCGGTCTTCTCGACTTCATCGCGGCGATCGAACAGGCGCTCGGCAAGCCGGCCATCCGCAACCTCCTGCCCATGCAGAAGGGCGACGTCCCTCAGACCTACGCAGCGCCCGACCTCCTCAAGGAGCTGACCGGCTACGTGCCGCAGACCGACGTCCCGACAGGCGTGAAGAACTTCGTCGAGTGGTACAGAACCTGGAAGGGCTGA
- a CDS encoding phosphomannomutase — MSVSFGTSGLRGPAIDFTGSTTAAYVHAFLDVICSGVSSRTVYLGADLRASSPEIAGFAAAAISAAGWTPVYAGNVPTPALAAYALARQAPAVMVTGSHIPEDYNGIKFYRPDGEFLKEDEAPVRSRAEALLGEGLSAGTGGLPPVDPDIADAYVSRYIDGFAGQPLKGLRIGLDLHSAVGRDLTARIIEGLGGEVFPYRRSEHFIAVDTEALDPTDLARAKDQIATHRLDAVVSTDGDGDRPLVIDETGRQVNGDVLGILTARRLGAKTVVTPISSTSAIEMTGWFETVVRTRIGSPYVVAGMAAATAAPVVGFEANGGFLTESDIALSGGSLSRLPTRDAILPMIAALVAAAEAKRPLSALVADLPPRVMKADRLKKIAPVDGAKLISALDTSREARVALDPRLAAPVAVDHTDGLRFVLQNGDIVHFRQSGNAPELRCYVETDSVEATDALLGDMLAALNRHFAA; from the coding sequence ATGTCCGTCAGTTTCGGAACGTCGGGCCTCCGAGGTCCCGCCATCGATTTCACCGGCTCCACGACCGCCGCCTATGTCCATGCCTTTTTGGACGTCATTTGCTCCGGCGTGTCGTCGCGGACGGTTTATCTTGGCGCCGATCTCAGGGCTTCGAGCCCGGAAATCGCCGGATTTGCCGCAGCGGCCATTTCCGCCGCCGGCTGGACCCCCGTCTATGCCGGCAACGTGCCGACCCCGGCGCTGGCCGCTTACGCTCTTGCTCGCCAGGCACCGGCGGTGATGGTCACCGGCAGCCACATTCCCGAAGACTATAACGGTATCAAGTTCTATCGCCCCGACGGCGAGTTCCTGAAAGAGGACGAGGCGCCGGTACGCAGTCGCGCCGAGGCCCTGCTGGGCGAAGGCCTTTCGGCGGGCACGGGCGGTCTGCCGCCGGTCGATCCGGATATCGCCGATGCTTATGTCTCACGCTACATCGACGGGTTTGCCGGCCAGCCGCTCAAGGGATTGCGGATCGGCCTCGATCTTCATTCCGCCGTCGGCCGCGACCTGACGGCCCGCATCATCGAAGGCCTCGGTGGCGAGGTGTTTCCGTATCGTCGCTCCGAGCACTTCATCGCCGTCGATACCGAGGCGCTGGATCCGACCGATCTCGCCCGCGCCAAGGACCAGATCGCCACGCATCGACTTGATGCCGTGGTTTCCACCGACGGCGATGGCGACCGGCCTCTCGTCATCGACGAGACCGGCCGTCAGGTGAACGGCGACGTGCTCGGGATTCTCACCGCCCGCCGGCTTGGTGCGAAGACGGTGGTGACGCCAATCTCCTCGACATCGGCCATCGAGATGACCGGCTGGTTCGAGACGGTGGTTCGTACCCGCATCGGCTCGCCCTATGTTGTGGCCGGCATGGCTGCGGCGACGGCAGCGCCGGTCGTCGGATTCGAAGCCAATGGCGGGTTCCTGACGGAAAGCGATATTGCGCTGTCCGGCGGTTCGCTGTCTCGCTTGCCGACGCGCGATGCCATTCTGCCGATGATCGCCGCCCTTGTCGCCGCTGCCGAAGCAAAGAGGCCCTTGTCGGCGCTGGTGGCCGACTTGCCGCCTCGCGTCATGAAGGCCGACCGGCTCAAGAAGATCGCGCCGGTCGATGGGGCGAAGCTCATTTCCGCCCTCGACACCTCACGTGAGGCACGCGTCGCGCTTGATCCCCGCCTCGCCGCGCCGGTCGCGGTGGATCATACCGACGGTCTCCGCTTTGTCCTTCAGAACGGGGATATCGTCCATTTCCGCCAGTCGGGGAACGCGCCGGAGCTTCGTTGCTACGTCGAGACCGACAGCGTCGAGGCGACAGATGCTCTGCTCGGCGACATGCTGGCCGCCCTCAACCGTCATTTCGCAGCCTGA
- a CDS encoding mannose-1-phosphate guanylyltransferase/mannose-6-phosphate isomerase, whose product MSQGSPKVVPVILAGGSGTRLWPASRDAFPKQFQPLTGDLSTYQETLRRVADPALFDDPVVITSDAFRFFARRQAADVGVNVTVVLEPARRDSAAAVAAAAAYVEKTRPGSAVLALAADHVVLDDDVFRDAVRLGLKAAEAGKIVVFGLVPTEAKTAYGYIRPGKALDDNDDLCLVDAFVEKPNAETALDYLRQGYLWNSGNFLFKASQMLAEFGKYAPDIGAAASEAVDKASEDIGFVRLDPDAFSAARKTSIDYAVIEKTSEIAVVKGRFRWSDVGAWDAIWQVSDHDGEGNAVHGDGVILASRDCLVHSQGILTTVVGAEGLLVVATPDAVMVAPREQAQAVKGLVDALKEGGRNEATLHRRDYRPWGYIEALVAGPRFSVKHIVVDPGGVLSLQRHQHRAEHWVVVNGTATIEIEGEAPRLLTINQSAYVPLGAKHRLSNRGKIPLELIEVQSGAYLGEDDIERIEDVYRRN is encoded by the coding sequence ATGTCGCAAGGATCCCCCAAGGTCGTTCCCGTCATCCTGGCCGGCGGCTCCGGTACCCGCCTGTGGCCGGCATCGCGCGATGCGTTTCCGAAGCAGTTTCAGCCCCTGACCGGCGATCTCTCGACCTATCAGGAAACGCTGAGGCGCGTCGCCGATCCCGCGCTGTTCGATGATCCGGTGGTGATCACTTCGGACGCGTTCCGCTTCTTTGCCCGTCGACAGGCGGCCGACGTCGGCGTCAACGTCACGGTGGTGCTGGAACCGGCGCGCCGCGATAGCGCCGCCGCCGTTGCGGCCGCTGCCGCCTATGTCGAGAAGACACGCCCGGGCAGCGCGGTGCTGGCGCTCGCCGCCGACCATGTGGTGCTCGACGACGACGTGTTTCGCGACGCTGTCCGGCTGGGTCTCAAGGCGGCGGAGGCCGGCAAGATCGTGGTGTTCGGCCTCGTTCCGACCGAAGCGAAGACCGCCTACGGCTATATTCGTCCGGGCAAGGCGCTCGATGACAACGACGACCTCTGCCTCGTCGACGCCTTCGTCGAAAAGCCGAACGCCGAGACGGCGCTCGACTATCTCCGGCAGGGCTACCTTTGGAACTCGGGCAACTTCCTGTTCAAGGCGAGCCAGATGCTGGCCGAGTTCGGCAAGTACGCGCCGGACATCGGCGCTGCCGCATCTGAAGCCGTGGACAAGGCGTCCGAGGACATCGGATTCGTCCGGCTCGATCCCGACGCGTTTTCGGCCGCGCGCAAGACGTCGATCGACTATGCGGTGATCGAGAAGACCAGCGAGATCGCCGTGGTCAAGGGGCGCTTCCGCTGGTCGGATGTCGGCGCCTGGGATGCCATCTGGCAGGTGAGCGACCATGACGGCGAGGGCAACGCGGTCCATGGCGACGGCGTGATCCTCGCCTCGCGCGACTGTCTCGTTCATAGCCAGGGTATCCTGACGACGGTGGTCGGTGCCGAGGGGTTGCTCGTCGTGGCCACGCCCGATGCGGTGATGGTGGCGCCGCGCGAACAGGCGCAGGCCGTCAAGGGACTTGTCGACGCGTTGAAGGAAGGCGGGCGCAACGAGGCAACGCTGCATCGTCGCGACTACCGCCCCTGGGGCTATATCGAAGCCTTGGTGGCGGGGCCCCGTTTCTCGGTGAAGCACATCGTGGTCGATCCGGGTGGGGTGCTGTCGTTGCAGCGCCATCAGCACCGGGCCGAGCACTGGGTGGTTGTCAACGGCACCGCGACGATCGAGATCGAAGGCGAAGCGCCGCGCCTGCTCACCATCAACCAGTCGGCTTACGTTCCGCTCGGTGCCAAGCACCGCCTGTCCAATCGGGGCAAGATCCCACTGGAGCTGATCGAGGTGCAGTCCGGCGCCTATCTCGGCGAAGACGACATCGAACGCATCGAGGATGTCTACCGAAGAAACTGA
- a CDS encoding 2-keto-4-pentenoate hydratase encodes MSEKLKSATGLADLLIDARLKGEKLAADALGSLVPADAAAADATQLAVAAKLGSIGGYKVLQVGNDPGGWGAILADRIFEAPAEVTYSTSPLKVEAEIAFAFGRDLPGRPDGTAYSADEVAEAVAGAFVAFEILESRLAAEPRPSPLLSRADFMGNWGLVRSPLVADWRHLVRADVAVRLEVGGRVAVDQRGGHPSGDPAHPLTWLANALAADGHALKAGDVVTTGAFGGGHAIEPGETAVATIEGFKPIRFTLRG; translated from the coding sequence GTGTCTGAGAAGTTGAAGTCCGCCACTGGTCTCGCCGACCTTCTGATCGACGCGCGTCTCAAAGGTGAGAAGCTCGCTGCCGATGCGCTCGGGAGCCTTGTGCCCGCCGACGCCGCGGCGGCCGATGCGACGCAGCTCGCGGTCGCTGCGAAGCTTGGCTCGATCGGTGGCTACAAGGTGCTTCAGGTCGGCAACGATCCTGGCGGTTGGGGCGCCATCCTTGCCGATCGCATCTTCGAGGCGCCTGCGGAGGTGACTTATTCCACGTCCCCGCTGAAGGTCGAAGCCGAGATTGCCTTTGCCTTCGGACGCGACCTGCCGGGCAGGCCGGACGGTACCGCCTATTCGGCCGACGAGGTGGCGGAAGCGGTGGCGGGTGCCTTCGTCGCCTTCGAGATCCTGGAGAGCCGGCTTGCTGCCGAACCTCGTCCGTCGCCGCTCCTTTCCCGCGCCGATTTCATGGGCAACTGGGGCTTGGTCCGCAGTCCGCTCGTTGCCGACTGGCGTCACCTTGTCCGCGCCGATGTGGCCGTGCGGCTTGAGGTCGGCGGTCGCGTCGCCGTGGATCAACGAGGCGGACATCCTTCCGGCGACCCTGCCCATCCGCTGACTTGGCTCGCCAACGCGCTTGCCGCCGACGGGCATGCCCTCAAAGCGGGAGACGTGGTGACGACCGGCGCCTTTGGCGGTGGCCACGCCATCGAGCCGGGCGAGACCGCCGTGGCGACCATCGAAGGTTTCAAGCCCATTCGGTTCACGCTCAGGGGATGA
- the menC gene encoding o-succinylbenzoate synthase translates to MTRSLPPIERAELRLVRLPLINPFTISTGTMTERVFPLVTLSAAGLEGYAEGVMDPLPDFLEETIAGAMDLIGETILPSMVGRSFESPAAVEKLLSPWRGNRMALATVEMAFWDLWAKWLDLPLKTLIGGSGEAVDVGVSLGIGPIDGTLTRVESHVAQGYKRIKLKIMPGHDIELLEAVRRAFPNIRLSVDANSAYRLSDWAVLGRLDDFRLEYVEQPLAHDDIADHATLQSRLRTPICLDESIRSVGHARRALQADATRVINIKVGRVGGIAEAIRIHDIAAAFDVPVWCGGMLESGVGRAHNIHLSTLPNFRKPGDTSSASRYFHRDIIVEKLETLDGRMPVPDGAGIGVHLDRDALDDATRSVRSFPA, encoded by the coding sequence ATGACCCGTTCCCTCCCGCCGATCGAGCGCGCCGAGTTGAGACTCGTCCGGTTGCCGCTGATCAATCCCTTCACCATCTCGACCGGTACCATGACGGAGCGCGTCTTTCCGCTGGTGACGCTGTCCGCCGCCGGGCTTGAGGGCTATGCCGAAGGCGTGATGGATCCTCTGCCGGATTTTCTCGAGGAGACGATTGCCGGCGCCATGGATCTGATCGGTGAAACCATCCTGCCGTCGATGGTGGGGCGATCGTTTGAAAGTCCGGCGGCCGTGGAGAAACTGCTCTCTCCCTGGCGCGGCAACCGCATGGCGCTCGCCACGGTCGAGATGGCCTTCTGGGACCTGTGGGCCAAGTGGCTCGACCTTCCCCTCAAGACGCTGATTGGCGGCTCGGGCGAGGCGGTCGACGTGGGGGTGTCGCTCGGCATCGGTCCGATAGATGGCACCCTGACGCGCGTCGAAAGCCACGTGGCACAGGGGTACAAGCGCATCAAGCTGAAGATCATGCCGGGCCACGACATCGAACTCCTCGAAGCGGTGCGGAGGGCCTTTCCCAACATCCGGCTGTCGGTCGACGCCAACAGCGCCTATCGTCTTTCCGATTGGGCCGTTCTCGGCCGGCTCGACGATTTCCGGCTCGAGTATGTCGAGCAACCGCTCGCCCACGACGACATCGCCGATCACGCGACGCTGCAAAGCCGCCTCAGGACGCCCATCTGCCTTGACGAGAGCATCCGGAGCGTCGGCCATGCCCGTCGGGCCCTCCAGGCCGATGCGACCCGCGTCATCAACATCAAGGTCGGCCGCGTCGGCGGCATTGCCGAGGCGATCCGTATCCACGACATCGCCGCGGCTTTCGATGTTCCCGTCTGGTGCGGCGGCATGCTGGAATCGGGCGTCGGGCGCGCGCACAACATCCATCTCTCCACGCTGCCCAACTTCAGGAAGCCGGGCGACACGTCGTCGGCGAGCCGGTACTTCCATCGCGACATCATCGTCGAAAAGCTCGAGACTCTGGACGGCCGCATGCCGGTGCCGGACGGGGCGGGGATCGGCGTTCATCTCGACCGCGACGCCCTTGACGATGCCACCCGGTCGGTTCGGAGCTTTCCGGCATGA